In the Platichthys flesus chromosome 14, fPlaFle2.1, whole genome shotgun sequence genome, ATGGTGACGGAGCGGGTGACCTTGGAGCGGCGGCGCTGGCgtcccctctcgctctctgacTTCTCGGTTTCGCTTCCACTGACCACACTGCCCACTATGCGGCGGCTCAGGATGAACCTCAGGAGCAGGAGGTAGCACACACTGATGATGACCAAGGGCACGACAAATCCTAAGAGGACCTTTTGCATCTGATAGAGTCCGAGCAGGACTTGTGGATCCCAGTGACCTGAGTCGGAGTCAGAGAACCGCACCAAGCACAGCTCGTCATCAGCAGATACCTGTGAAAGCAACAACTGCATCAGAGGCTGCTTGCACACAACAGAGAACACACTGTAAGCAAATCAGATCAGGGTATGACAGATGAGTCTCAAAACCTGGACTGTGGTGGAGTAGAACGCATGAGGCAGCGTAGCCACCAGTGACACCACCCAGATGGTTAAGCTGCCCCACTTGGCCCGAGCAGTGGCGATCCTTGGGCTCTCCATCTTCAGTGAGGTAACCAGGGAGCGGTAGCGGGTCACACTCATGGCGGTGAGGAAATAGACACTGGCGTACATGTTCATGGTGGTGACCGAGCTGACGATCTTGCACATGATGCGGCCGAAAGGCCAGCGGAAGTCCAGCACCGTGTCTATGGCCCAGAACGGCAAGGTGAGGACGAACTGGAGGTCCGTCAGCGCCAGGCTCATCACGAAGCAGTCAATGGAGGAGTGGTGGTGGCCCCGTCGGCGGGAGTGGAGCAGGAAGAGTGCCAGCAAGTTACCCACAAgccccaccacacacaccactagGTAGACCAGGGCGATGAGGACTCGCACCTGTTGGGACAACAACACGCAGACTTAGTGTTTCTCTCAAAGAGGATCACACAAAAAGTGCACATAGGGAAATTAAAGCCAAAACCCAACATGCAGAGAAGAAAAGTGTTTGAAGCATGTTTTTCATGCATAAGTACAACGTTTTACATGTTCGTTTTGATTAACATTAAATAGAACTGTTCTTAGAGTGggtttgcatttcattttattttaaattatgttattGTTGTAGCTTAAAGTCTTGATGGCTTCTTACTGTCCACATTGTTGTCTTTTCTTGGCTCAAGATTGGGTAGCACTTAGAGCTGCACTACATTCTGCATGAAAGTCCCTGTACAAATAGAGTATTATTGAGTGATTGTTAAGTATGGGATAACAAAACCTACGGCCAGGTTGGCTCCGTCCCCGTGCAGGTCCAGGGAGGACTCCTTGGAGAGGACGTGCAGCCAGCAGCTCAGGGAGATGTTGAGAGGAGCCAGGTTGGAGGCTGCTCCGGTGGGACTGACCACTCTGGAGATCTCGCGctcgtcctcctctccacaCGCGCTCAGCGCTGCGGAGCCGCTGCTGTTGCTCTGCATGGTGAAGCAGCTGCGGAGGGAAAATACGAGATAAACGGGGACAAGTTACTTTAGGAAGCGATATGTTGCGCAggtttccctcctcttctcggGCTCAGTCTCGGATGCAACAATCCCCATAGTCCCCGTCCTGCTGCATTTAAGGCTCAAAGTCCCAGCGGGAGATCACAGCTTTATACGAGTGGTTTCTTGAAGCGACTctgacttgttgttgttgtttccatttGTGGAAGAAAGAATAAAATTCTAAACGATAGGAGCTGTTGAATGTGAAGGAGTCTACTTTGGAGCCTGAAGTGCgacagcagcctcctcttctctcactgATGCTGGCAGCATCCACACACAGGAGGCTTTTATAGTCGCGGGACTCAGCTCCACCGCCTGGGGGCGCTCATGAGCGTGCGCTTCGTGAAGCTCTCAACTCGAAGTAAACCATTTCATCTTTTCTGCTTCCAGTAAGATCAGGtgtatttttaaagtaaataatcAGGGGGGGAAGATGTACGTATGCTGTAGGGTAacatttatgatgttttataataataataacctttatTGTTATGGCACTTTTTATGACCGAATTACAAAGTGTTTTACAAGAGGATAAAAAcgcaaaacaacaataacataaacaacttaaaaaaaaatcaagtataataaatacaattgcAAACAGAGATTAAAgtcattttctgtatttttctttatattttctgttttgtagGACGCTTATGGGACCTGTCTAACTGCCAGCCTTCTATCTCCTCGGCTTTAAATCCTAGCATGAGTAATACCATATAGCAGGAAACCTAGCCAGGACAAGATAAATTAATTGACGAACTTGAGTAGTCCTCAAGGTGGAAAAAAACAGGAGTGGACAATCTACTTCTCTTGGACTTCAAAACAAATATAACCCCCAGATTTCCTGCAGCAAGTTGaatctattttattttcattgaggaggttgtgttgtttttaacgGATAACAGTGCGATAAATAACGAGACACCTGCAAAACTTTTAAGAGTCATTTTTGTTCTTGTTATAATTCTTGTTTACCTCATTTAAAGTTTGCTCAGAGTTTCTGCTTCCTTTGAAATTAAATCTGAGTTGCAGCCAGGCCATCTCTTCCCGTTTTACATAATCACTGTGGCGTCGGCTATAACCTCACATTTCATCGTTGTGCTCTGATATAACCTTTAGAAATCCCTGAATATGATGTTCAGCTAAAGTACAAGGTTGGTATTTCCAGGAAAGGTTTGTTTGCCTACGAGGATTTGTTGTTACGCATCAGAAATGCACATCACTAGAATGATAATTAGATTTCAAACAGCCTTTAGTGTTTGTCAGGGagccagaggagggagagagggagagatttttgttttcaatttgcaTT is a window encoding:
- the LOC133968610 gene encoding relaxin-3 receptor 1-like gives rise to the protein MQSNSSGSAALSACGEEDEREISRVVSPTGAASNLAPLNISLSCWLHVLSKESSLDLHGDGANLAVRVLIALVYLVVCVVGLVGNLLALFLLHSRRRGHHHSSIDCFVMSLALTDLQFVLTLPFWAIDTVLDFRWPFGRIMCKIVSSVTTMNMYASVYFLTAMSVTRYRSLVTSLKMESPRIATARAKWGSLTIWVVSLVATLPHAFYSTTVQVSADDELCLVRFSDSDSGHWDPQVLLGLYQMQKVLLGFVVPLVIISVCYLLLLRFILSRRIVGSVVSGSETEKSESERGRQRRRSKVTRSVTIVVLSFFICWLPNQALTMWGVLIKFDIVPFSKAFYNAQAYAFPLTVCLAHANSCLNPVLYCLIRREYRAGLKELLLRVSRSLQRVLRLALRGRRVEEAPSCLVGIHKDINM